The segment gggactggtgcacttcacaaaatagatgtcatcaagaggaaggaaaattatgtggatatattgaagcaacatctcaagacatcagtcaggaagttaaagcttggtcgcaaatgggtcttccaaatggacaatgaccccaagcatacttccaaagttgtggcaaaatggcttaaggacaacaaagtcaaggtattggagtagccatcacaaagccatgacctcaatcctatagagaatttgtgggcagaactgaaaaagcgtgtgcgagcaaggaggcctacaaacctgactcagttacaccagctctgtcaggaggaatgggccaacattcacccaacttattgtgggaagcttgtggaaggctacctgaaacgtttgacccaagttaaacaatttaaaggcaatgctaccaaatactaattgagtgtatgtaaccttctgacccactgggaatgtgatgaaagaaataaaagctgaaagaaataattctctccactattatactgacatttcacattcttaaaataaagtggtgatcctaactgacctaagacagggaatttttactaggattaaatgtcaggaattgtgaaaaactgagtttaaatgtatttggctaaggtgtatgtaaacttccaacttcaactgtatattatatatttgagattattctaatagccaccctttgcctagatgacagctttgcacactcttggcattctttcaaccagcttcacctggaatgctttcccaacagtcttgaaggagttcccacatatgctgagcacttgttggctgcttttccttcactctgccgtccgactcatcccaaaccatctcaattgggtggaggttgagggattgtggaggccaggtcatctgatgcagcactccatcactctccttcttggtcaaattgaccttacacagcctggagctgtgttgggtcattgtcctgttgaaaaacaaatgatagtcccactaagcccaaaccagatggcgtatcactgcagaatgctgtggtagccatgctggttaagtgtgccttgaattctaaataaatcacagacgatgtcaccagcaaagcacccccacgccataacacctcctcctccatgctttacggtgggaaatacacaagcggagatcatccgttcacccacaccgtgtctcacaaagacacagcggttggaaccacaaatctcaaatttggactccagaccacaggacaaatttccactggtctaatgtccattgctcgtgtttcttggcccaagcaagtctcttcttcttattggtgtcctttagtagtggtttctttgcagcaattcgaccatgaaggcctgattcacacagtctctgaacagttgatgttgagatgtgtctgttacttgaactctgtgaagcatttatttgggctgcaatttctgaggctggttaactctaatgaacttatcctctgtagcagaggtaactctgggtcttctattcttgtggcggtcttcatgagagccagtttcatcatagcccttgatggtttttgcgactgcacttgaagaaactttaaaagttcttgaaatgttcgatattgactgaccttcatgtcttaaagtaatgatggactgttgtttccttttgcttatttgagctgttcttgccataatatggatttggtcttttaccaaatagggttgtcttctgtataccccccctaccttgtcacaacacaactgattggctcaaacacattaagaaggaaagtaattccacaaattaacttttaagaaggcccacctgttaatttaaatgcattccaggtgactatctcatgaagctggttgagaaaatgccaagagtgtgcaaagctgtcatcaaggcaaatggtggctatttgaagaatctcaaatatacaatttgtttaacacttttttggttactacatgattccatatgtgttatttcatagttttgatgtcttcactattattctacaatgtaaaaaatagtaaaaataaagaaaaacccttgaatgagtaggtgtgtcaaaacgtttgactggtagtgtatgtggcaGGGAAGGCAGTCCTCTCACCAGTGGGATGATGAAGCTCTGGGTGAGTTCTAATAGATGTCTCCTCAAGATGGCACTCTGCACCTCAGATGGCCTCTTCCTCTGGATCCCCTTTAGGAGTCTTTTGATGAGGGACTTGTCTTTTTGAAGGAATGTTTTATGTGCTGTGTAGATACCTACAGGTAGGGAGAACATATTCTTACACACTAATAACTTACTCTCTCAAACTATGTTGGCTCCATAATTCCAGATGTTTTACCTGGTttagtgtccagtgttttcagcTTGGCTAGTTTCTTCACCTTCACCTGCTTAGGCAGATCACCTGACATCTTGAGTTCTCCAAGGCGTATAATGTGGGGCCAGGACTGGAAGGTCTTTATGAAGAAGGGATTGGTGACCCCCAGAATCACATtgggactggagaggagagagaaagggagcagAGTGAGTTGAGTTGCCCCTCGGGTATAAACACAGTATTTAGAGTAAGCCCTACTCACGGTGCCTGTGTCCTAGTGGTATACTCCTTAAACTCAGTGTCGTGTATGGTGAAGTAGGGCCTGTAGTCACAGCAATACCGCAGTGGAGCAATCGAGCTATAGGAAGGGAGAAAAAATAATTTCATTCTACAAACTCACTGAGTTACATTGAGTTGCGTTACATACACGTGAAGCTAAATGTCATACATATTTTGGCATATTTTCATGCATTTTCTGTTTACCTCACTAGGGCCAGCACGGTTTCCGAGGAGACAGTGGGAGAGGGTGCCATGACGACCACGGGCTCCCCGAGTAGCATGAGCTCCCAGAGCATCTGCAGGTGGATCAGGAAGGACTGGAAACACCTGGACAGGTCAGAGGGCAAAGGTCAGTTCATATACGATGGATGCTGCTTTCACTAATACAATGTATCCTCAAATTAAACTGAAAATACAGCTAAGTTCAAGCCATGTAATTTACACAAATACATAAACAGATACATAACTACTTACAGTATATGATGTTTAGATTTTCACTTACTTGAAGAGGTCAAGCTCATGTATGGTCGGTAGCATCATAGGGGCTGGTAGAAGATTCTGGTTATAACAGGAACATACTTTTTTAGATTAATAATCCTCTAGCGATACCTATCAACTAACATCAATTTTACTAACATCATGGAGAAGTCGTATTTCCATGGGCATGTAGCCATTACATAAAAACCTATACCAACCTCCTTTTGTGCCTGTTTCACCGGGCTTCCCCCTGGTTTGTCATTTTTGGATGGGATCCTGACCTGCATGACCACGCCCATTACAGGCAGGTTGAGTGTCAGCCCTGGCACCGGAGATTGCCATTGGTCAATCTCGTTGCACACTGCATGGTGGGAGAGTGAGAAAGAAAAGGTTAGGGAAGTAGAGTCAAGACTGTACCATAGAGCCCCAGGTAACTATAATGGGAGACTAATTAGAAATAAGATAGACAAGAAGTTATctccccacctgcttcaaggcAAGGCTCCAACTTCTCAAAATACTCTGGAGCTATGATCTGCAGCAGGGACTGAAAGAGGTGGACATATGGTAGTCTGGACACCAGGACAAGAGActagagagtgaaagagaaagacaggagagagaatgaaagagaaaacCAAATGTGAATACATTGTGGTTCTGATGACGAATCAGATCTGTAACATAAGCTTCTCACCTTCTGAAAGTAGCCTCTTTTGACAGCGGCATCCTTGACTTGTCTGAAGTAGACATAGCCATAGAAATGGGCCAGCTCTCGCTGAGGGAGAAAGGGAAAGGGTGAGAGATGAGAATAATCAAGTTATTGCAATGACAGAAGATTAGTGGTGGCTGACATGATATTCCACTCCAGTCACTGATTTCAGATTAGCTGTCCCTACCAAAGAACCAACCATAGCCCTAAAAGGTAAACTACCAAACTGTTCCTGGCTTAGACCAGTTGTTCAGTCAGACCACAGTAAAGGACCGATGACACACTCCCAATCCCAAATCGACCCCTAAGAGTAAGCCCTACaccctatgcacttgtggagatgTGAGAGAATTTGGTTGAtataagcaatatggtgaaactttcacctagcctatcagagggcaacgTGGAGCTATTACCCTATTGCTTACACCTGTCAAATCCaatcagatctccacaagtgtgatttgggattgggccagACAGAGGGCTCACCTGTAGTGTGACAGGTGCGTCTCTGCTGTAAGCGTCCTCCTCTCCGAACCAGGAGCCCCTGCGGCCCACAGACTGACGCAGTCTGAAGCTGAACTGGGTGTCCCCAAGGCATCCTGGGAAACACATCACACAGGTCATGTGACTGATATAGATTTttggcccaatcccaaatcaaccccctagacttgtggagatctgagtgGATTTGACAAGTGTAAGCAATacggcagggatcatcaactagattcagccacgggccgATCTTTTCTTCAGCAGATGGTCAGAGGGCCAGAATAtaatacaaataatttgtagactgtaaATTGACTGCAcaaagcccaaacagatataatattagactaaaacataatcatttcaaacgtagcttacatttgtatacgatcacatgtaTCTATCTACTATGCGTGgtaatactttggaacagatttcctaaattaaaatcacttggagctgatttgctggtgtttttacagtcttttgtgTCCagcaataaaaatatatattttttcaaactatttttgtttttgctcagaaagcttggggggccaaataagaTCACCCCCATGGGCCACCAGTTGGGAAccctgcatttacattttagtcatttagcagacgctcttatccagagcgacttacagttagtgaatacatctttttttatactggccccccgtgggaatcgaacccacaaccctggcgttgcaaacgccatgctctatcaactgagctacatccctgccggccattccctcccctaccctggacgacgctgggccaattgtgcgccgcccatgagtctcccggtcgcggccggctgcgacagagcctggatatagCCTGCAATATGGTAATAGTTCCAACTTCTGATATGATAGGTGGAAGTTTCACCATATTGCTAAAATCCATCAATTCAtgtcagatctccacaagtgcatagtGCCTAGAGTCCTGGATCGATTTGGGGTTGGGCCTCTGACTCTGACTGTATTGTATTTTGTGATAATGTGATGACAGATTGTGTAATCTCATTCACTAACCTGAGTAAGAGTCAGGGAAGGACAGGTAGCAAATGCTGGTTTTCTGGAGTTTAAAAGAGAGGAAGCACAATCAGGGACATACAAAATGATTGACTCATTGACAGGCAACTAGCTTGTTATGTATGGGGGGCATCACAAAAAGTATGAGCATAAATTCATTTCATACCTCCTTCTCAGTGAGTTTCACATCGTGGGGGTACACAAGCTGGAATAGAGGAGAAAGTGCCAGTATGTCAAGATGTCACTATTCCACACATGCGCCAGCTGGTCAGATTATGAAACACATGAGAGGTTGGATCTGGTTATGTGGATCATGTTGATTTCTTTCTGCGAGCAAACAAGACTTTGTACACATGAACAACATTAgcacgctagctagctagaacgGATGTCAGATGTGATGTCAACAACACCTGCTAGGGTTGCTACACTACAGTAGTACACTGCAACCCACAATACCTCTATGGCTTGGCCGAGCTCGAGGTCGAAGGTAACGACGCagacacactccagccacgacGAGAACCGGGCCCATGGCAAACGCGATTCTGTATTCTCTGCCGCATTCTTCGACTCAACAAGACAAGATTCGGAGCTGTCAAACGGGTCCATCACGACTCAGAGGTGCATTTTCTCATTGTCCCGAATGATTGTGTTGCCCTGTCCGCTATTTACTTCGTGACATGAAAGCAAGACGCTGCGCCCTCCAGTGAGAAGGGCTTGAAATTACAGCTGAATCCCCCTGTcctgtagttacagtagatagttGTTCTGATAAAAGCTAAAAACAAGTGCTATTCAAAGACTGCTTTGAAATCTACATCATTTTTCATAT is part of the Coregonus clupeaformis isolate EN_2021a chromosome 28, ASM2061545v1, whole genome shotgun sequence genome and harbors:
- the LOC121543707 gene encoding protein DENND6B-like — protein: MDPFDSSESCLVESKNAAENTESRLPWARFSSWLECVCVVTFDLELGQAIELVYPHDVKLTEKEKTSICYLSFPDSYSGCLGDTQFSFRLRQSVGRRGSWFGEEDAYSRDAPVTLQRELAHFYGYVYFRQVKDAAVKRGYFQKSLVLVSRLPYVHLFQSLLQIIAPEYFEKLEPCLEAVCNEIDQWQSPVPGLTLNLPVMGVVMQVRIPSKNDKPGGSPVKQAQKENLLPAPMMLPTIHELDLFKCFQSFLIHLQMLWELMLLGEPVVVMAPSPTVSSETVLALVSSIAPLRYCCDYRPYFTIHDTEFKEYTTRTQAPPNVILGVTNPFFIKTFQSWPHIIRLGELKMSGDLPKQVKVKKLAKLKTLDTKPGIYTAHKTFLQKDKSLIKRLLKGIQRKRPSEVQSAILRRHLLELTQSFIIPLERYLASLMPLQRSVTPWKTPPQIRPFSQEEFMGTLEHAGPRLTSVLKGDWVGLYRKFFRSPNFDGWYRLRHREMTQKLECLHLEVVCDADLLGWTKDKSEVEIVDLVLKLREKLMKAGKQQLPVKEGVLEKLEGYLQTVISSLPEDLQTVLHRY